Proteins from one Argopecten irradians isolate NY chromosome 15, Ai_NY, whole genome shotgun sequence genomic window:
- the LOC138308804 gene encoding uncharacterized protein: MGQQRSVVNNGRRRPGEDSGEQRSVVNNGRRRPGRDSGEQRSVVNNGRRRPGGDSGEQRSVVNNGRRRPGGDSGEQRSVVNNGRRRPGGDSGEQRSVVNNGRRRPGGDSGEQRSVANNGRRRPEGDSGEQRSVVNNGRRRP; encoded by the coding sequence ATGGGACAACAGAGGTCTGTCGTTAACAACGGTCGACGGAGGCCGGGAGAGGACAGTGGGGAACAGAGGTCTGTCGTAAACAACGGTCGACGGAGGCCGGGAAGGGACAGTGGGGAACAGAGGTCTGTTGTAAACAACGGTCGACGGAGGCCGGGAGGGGACAGTGGGGAACAGAGGTCTGTCGTAAACAACGGTCGACGGAGGCCGGGAGGGGACAGTGGGGAACAGAGGTCTGTCGTAAACAACGGTCGACGGAGGCCGGGAGGGGACAGTGGGGAACAGAGGTCTGTCGTAAACAACGGTCGACGGAGGCCGGGAGGGGACAGTGGGGAACAGAGGTCTGTCGCAAACAACGGTCGACGGAGGCCGGAAGGGGACAGTGGGGAACAGAGGTCTGTCGTTAACAACGGTCGACGGAGGCCGTGA